In a single window of the Hoyosella subflava DQS3-9A1 genome:
- a CDS encoding HAD-IIA family hydrolase, whose protein sequence is MPEERKIAAWLTDMDGVLVHEERAIPGANEFIGALRDTGTPFLILTNNSIYTPRDLRARLANSGLDVEEKSIWTSALATATFLSDQVPNGSAFAVGEAGLTTALYEAGYTMTDRDPEYVVLGETRTYSFEAITKAIRLIKGGARFICTNPDTTGPSAEGPLPATGAVAALITAATGRDPYFVGKPNPMMFRSALNRIGAHSEHTAMVGDRMDTDIIAGMEAGLTTFLVLTGSTSREEVDKFPFRPSVVVDSVADLVGRV, encoded by the coding sequence ATGCCCGAGGAGCGGAAGATCGCAGCATGGCTGACAGATATGGACGGGGTGCTGGTCCATGAAGAGCGGGCGATACCTGGCGCGAACGAATTCATCGGGGCCCTCCGCGATACCGGTACACCTTTCCTGATCCTGACAAACAACTCCATCTACACCCCCCGGGACCTGCGGGCCCGCCTCGCGAATTCGGGTCTCGATGTTGAAGAGAAGTCGATCTGGACCTCCGCGCTTGCCACCGCAACGTTCCTCAGTGATCAAGTCCCGAACGGCAGCGCATTCGCGGTGGGAGAAGCAGGGCTGACGACCGCTCTGTACGAAGCGGGCTACACGATGACAGACCGCGACCCCGAATACGTGGTGCTCGGCGAGACACGGACGTACTCGTTCGAGGCAATAACCAAGGCCATCCGGCTCATCAAAGGCGGGGCAAGGTTCATCTGCACCAACCCCGACACCACGGGGCCGAGCGCGGAAGGGCCGCTCCCCGCGACCGGGGCGGTTGCCGCCCTAATCACCGCCGCGACAGGACGTGATCCCTACTTCGTTGGCAAGCCTAACCCGATGATGTTCCGGTCCGCGCTCAACCGGATTGGTGCGCACTCGGAGCACACAGCGATGGTCGGAGACCGCATGGACACCGACATCATTGCCGGGATGGAAGCGGGACTGACCACTTTCTTGGTGCTGACCGGTTCAACCTCACGCGAGGAGGTTGACAAGTTTCCGTTCCGGCCGAGTGTGGTCGTCGACTCGGTCGCCGACCTTGTTGGACGGGTATGA
- a CDS encoding MIP/aquaporin family protein, with protein sequence MTIPQILIFEALGTGLLVLLGTGVVATVVLKHSKGAGGGWLLINLGWAMAVFAGASVAWKSGAHINPAVTFGLAVSGRTNWDLVPFYVCAQLVGAFIGAALCWLAFKKNFDVEPEPGKTLGIFSTGPAVRSYGWNTVTEMIGTFVLVLWILLAASDPAGNSLGYAAVAFVVLGLGASLGGPTGYAINPARDLGPRLAYALLPIRGKSGADWAYSWVPIAGPIAGSFLAGMLYVGIAGYLV encoded by the coding sequence CTGACGATTCCGCAGATTCTCATCTTCGAGGCACTGGGAACAGGACTTCTCGTCCTCCTCGGCACCGGTGTCGTTGCGACGGTGGTGCTGAAACATTCCAAGGGTGCGGGTGGCGGCTGGCTCCTCATCAACCTCGGTTGGGCGATGGCCGTGTTCGCGGGCGCATCGGTGGCGTGGAAGTCGGGCGCGCACATCAACCCGGCTGTGACCTTCGGGCTTGCGGTGTCCGGTCGTACAAACTGGGACCTGGTCCCGTTTTACGTTTGCGCGCAGCTAGTGGGCGCGTTCATCGGCGCAGCATTGTGCTGGCTCGCGTTCAAGAAGAACTTCGATGTCGAGCCGGAACCAGGCAAGACGCTAGGAATCTTCTCGACTGGCCCCGCGGTCCGTAGCTACGGATGGAACACGGTCACCGAAATGATCGGGACATTCGTGCTCGTGCTGTGGATTCTGCTCGCCGCATCGGACCCAGCCGGTAACAGCCTCGGATATGCCGCAGTGGCTTTCGTGGTGCTCGGGCTCGGCGCGAGTCTGGGTGGGCCCACAGGTTACGCGATCAACCCGGCTCGTGATCTGGGACCGCGGCTCGCCTATGCCTTGCTGCCGATCCGCGGAAAAAGCGGAGCGGACTGGGCCTACTCGTGGGTGCCCATCGCCGGGCCAATCGCTGGCAGTTTCCTGGCAGGAATGCTCTACGTTGGGATCGCTGGATACCTCGTCTAA
- a CDS encoding glycerol-3-phosphate dehydrogenase/oxidase: MLAPVALSPENRTQALSAMAEGELDILVIGAGVVGAGAALDAASRGLRVGLVEARDYASGTSSRSSKLVHGGLRYLKQLEFPLVFEALRERALILHTLAPHLARPVPFLFPLQRTGFDRLWAGAGIGVYDLLGAGKGVPGHHRHLGKKKTLKLFRGGKEGAIKGGVLFYEGQLDDARHTMMLSRTAASYGALCANSTRVVGFLRDGGKVVGAQVCDLETGNLIDVRARQVVNAAGAWTDEIQNMLGGKGKLKVHASKGVHIVVPRDRIPSGVGLITETEKSLLFIIPCPWSDDFWIIGTTDTTWNLDLAHPAASSKDIDYILREVNSLLKRPLSRDDIVGVFAGLRPLLAGESDDSSTLSREHAVVSPSPGLTIVAGGKYTTYRVMAKDAIDAATRDFATPVEPSRTELVPLVGAENYEQMWAARARLAASAGITVERMEHLLRRYGSAVTEILGLIAENPELAHPLPGGERYLNAEIVYAVAFEGALHLDDILARRTRLSIETADRGKAAAEFAAKLIASQLGWDQVAVKREVEHYTARVDAEIESQRQPDDHTADAARLGAPDVRVSVATTE; encoded by the coding sequence ATGCTTGCTCCAGTTGCACTGAGTCCCGAGAATCGCACCCAGGCACTCAGCGCCATGGCCGAAGGTGAGCTCGACATCCTCGTCATCGGTGCCGGTGTCGTTGGCGCCGGCGCAGCTCTCGATGCCGCATCACGCGGCCTCCGTGTCGGGCTTGTTGAAGCCCGCGACTACGCATCCGGCACCTCGAGCCGCTCCTCGAAACTCGTGCATGGCGGCCTGCGCTACCTCAAGCAGCTCGAGTTCCCCTTGGTCTTCGAGGCCCTCCGTGAACGGGCCCTCATCCTGCACACACTCGCACCGCACCTGGCACGACCCGTACCGTTCTTGTTCCCGCTGCAGCGCACCGGTTTCGACCGTCTCTGGGCCGGGGCAGGAATCGGTGTCTACGACCTGCTCGGTGCAGGAAAAGGAGTGCCCGGGCATCACCGTCACCTTGGAAAGAAGAAGACGCTCAAACTATTCCGCGGCGGGAAGGAAGGCGCGATCAAGGGTGGCGTCCTCTTCTATGAAGGACAGTTGGACGACGCCCGGCACACTATGATGCTCTCGCGAACCGCAGCGTCATACGGCGCGCTCTGCGCGAACAGCACTCGGGTGGTGGGGTTCTTGCGCGACGGAGGCAAGGTCGTTGGTGCTCAGGTCTGCGACCTCGAAACCGGCAACCTGATCGATGTCCGAGCCCGTCAAGTCGTCAACGCCGCAGGTGCCTGGACAGACGAAATTCAGAACATGCTCGGGGGCAAAGGCAAGCTCAAGGTGCATGCGTCGAAGGGTGTGCACATCGTGGTGCCCCGCGACCGCATTCCTTCCGGCGTCGGGCTCATCACAGAGACCGAGAAGAGCTTGCTTTTCATCATCCCCTGTCCATGGAGCGACGATTTCTGGATTATCGGCACCACTGACACCACATGGAACCTGGACCTCGCGCACCCAGCCGCGAGCAGCAAGGACATCGACTACATTCTCCGCGAGGTCAACTCGCTGCTGAAGCGTCCTCTGAGTCGCGACGACATCGTCGGAGTGTTCGCCGGGCTGCGACCTTTGCTCGCTGGTGAGTCAGACGACAGCAGCACTCTCTCGCGTGAGCACGCGGTCGTGAGCCCATCGCCGGGGCTCACGATTGTGGCGGGCGGGAAATACACCACTTATCGCGTGATGGCCAAGGATGCCATCGACGCTGCCACAAGAGATTTCGCCACGCCCGTCGAACCGTCACGCACAGAGTTGGTGCCGCTCGTAGGTGCCGAAAACTATGAGCAAATGTGGGCTGCCCGCGCCAGACTCGCGGCGTCGGCAGGCATCACGGTCGAGCGGATGGAACATCTCCTTCGGCGATACGGTTCCGCGGTCACCGAAATCCTCGGACTCATAGCGGAGAACCCGGAACTGGCGCACCCGCTTCCTGGCGGTGAGCGTTACCTCAACGCCGAGATTGTGTACGCGGTCGCCTTCGAGGGAGCGCTTCACCTCGATGACATTCTCGCTCGACGAACACGCCTCTCTATTGAAACGGCTGACCGCGGCAAGGCTGCTGCTGAGTTCGCAGCGAAACTCATAGCCTCCCAGCTTGGCTGGGATCAGGTGGCCGTCAAGCGGGAAGTCGAACACTACACGGCGCGTGTCGACGCTGAAATCGAGTCGCAGCGCCAGCCAGATGACCACACCGCAGACGCCGCTCGGCTGGGTGCTCCAGACGTTCGCGTAAGCGTCGCGACAACAGAGTAG
- the glpK gene encoding glycerol kinase GlpK, with the protein MANYVGAVDQGTTSTRFMVFDHDGNEIVRHQLEHEQIMPQPGWVEHNPVEIWERTSSVLQTALGRAGLCYSDLAALGITNQRETTVVWNRTTGRPYYNAIVWQDTRTDRIASALERAGKGAVIRRKAGLPPATYFAGGKVQWILDNVDGVRADADRGDALFGTIDTWLLWNLTGGPNGGIHVTDVTNASRTMLMNLETLDWDDELLSFFGIPRAMLPEIKPSSVSEGYGHTTESGPLGGRVPLTAALGDQHAAMVGQVCFAPGEAKNTYGTGNFLLLNTGTELVHSDNGLLTTVCYQFGEEAPRYALEGSIAVTGSAVQWLRDQLGIIQGAAQSESLAREVPDNGGVYFVPAFSGLFAPYWRSDARGAIVGLSRFNSNAHIARATLESICYQSRDVADAMAKDSGVQLEVLKVDGGVTANSLCMQIQADVLGVPVSRPVVAETTALGAAYAAGLAVGFWKDTDELRQNWNEHNRWEPQWNDEQRAVGYRRWQKAVERTFNWVDVA; encoded by the coding sequence GTGGCGAACTACGTCGGTGCCGTTGACCAGGGCACCACCAGCACAAGGTTCATGGTGTTCGATCACGATGGCAATGAAATCGTGCGCCACCAGCTCGAGCACGAGCAGATCATGCCGCAGCCGGGCTGGGTAGAACACAATCCGGTTGAGATTTGGGAGCGGACGTCGTCCGTACTCCAGACGGCGCTGGGGAGAGCAGGTCTTTGCTACAGCGACCTAGCGGCGCTCGGTATCACCAATCAGCGGGAAACCACCGTCGTCTGGAACCGCACAACCGGCCGACCCTACTACAACGCGATCGTGTGGCAAGACACGCGCACCGACCGCATCGCCTCGGCCCTGGAACGTGCGGGCAAAGGTGCCGTCATACGGCGCAAAGCGGGCCTGCCGCCCGCCACATACTTTGCGGGCGGCAAAGTCCAATGGATTCTCGACAATGTCGACGGGGTGCGGGCGGACGCGGACCGCGGCGATGCCCTCTTCGGCACGATTGACACCTGGCTGCTGTGGAACCTCACAGGCGGACCGAACGGCGGGATCCACGTCACCGACGTGACGAACGCGAGCCGCACCATGCTGATGAATCTCGAAACTCTGGACTGGGACGATGAACTGTTGTCGTTCTTTGGGATTCCCCGTGCGATGCTGCCTGAGATAAAGCCGTCATCTGTATCCGAGGGTTACGGGCACACCACCGAGAGTGGGCCGCTCGGCGGCCGTGTGCCGCTGACTGCCGCGCTGGGTGACCAGCATGCGGCCATGGTCGGGCAGGTGTGTTTCGCGCCCGGAGAAGCGAAGAATACCTACGGCACCGGCAATTTCCTGCTCCTCAACACAGGCACCGAACTCGTGCATTCGGACAACGGTTTGCTGACGACTGTGTGTTACCAGTTCGGTGAGGAGGCGCCGCGATACGCGCTCGAGGGATCTATCGCGGTGACGGGCTCGGCGGTGCAATGGCTGCGGGACCAACTCGGCATCATCCAGGGTGCCGCGCAGAGCGAATCGCTCGCTCGTGAGGTGCCTGACAATGGCGGCGTCTATTTCGTGCCCGCCTTCTCCGGGCTGTTCGCTCCCTACTGGCGCTCCGATGCGCGCGGCGCGATCGTTGGGCTCTCCCGGTTCAACAGCAACGCACACATCGCCCGTGCCACCCTCGAATCGATCTGCTATCAGAGCCGCGATGTCGCTGACGCGATGGCGAAGGACTCGGGGGTGCAACTCGAGGTGCTCAAGGTCGACGGCGGGGTCACCGCAAACTCGCTCTGCATGCAGATCCAGGCAGATGTGCTCGGTGTTCCGGTGAGCCGCCCCGTCGTCGCGGAGACAACCGCCCTAGGTGCCGCCTATGCTGCCGGACTCGCGGTCGGGTTCTGGAAAGACACCGATGAGTTGCGCCAGAACTGGAACGAGCACAACCGCTGGGAGCCCCAGTGGAACGACGAGCAACGAGCTGTCGGCTATCGGCGCTGGCAGAAAGCCGTCGAGCGGACCTTCAACTGGGTTGACGTGGCGTGA
- a CDS encoding IclR family transcriptional regulator, whose product MPGLVQSVERAAALLRLLAAEREPLGLNQICGALGIAKATAHGLLKTLIHVGFVEQHPESGKYRLAPDPLTPESVLWDVNEIRSRSMNWADALAARTGQTTRLAAFRGGHLLIVHHVFRTDSAPQTSTTGATLPLHATALGKVLLAHDVRASRSLGVKPLPAIAFRTITDRTALARELAQVRDLGWAAAIQELAPDAAAIAAPMRDEGGAVIAAIGIEGPLDDICTNRGAPRPELIEQVTRAAHSISHDFGHGRSL is encoded by the coding sequence ATGCCAGGGTTGGTGCAGTCTGTTGAACGCGCCGCGGCGTTGCTGCGCTTGCTCGCCGCTGAGCGGGAACCGCTAGGCCTCAACCAGATCTGCGGCGCGCTCGGCATCGCGAAAGCAACAGCGCACGGACTACTGAAAACGCTCATTCACGTCGGTTTTGTCGAACAACACCCGGAGTCAGGGAAGTATCGGCTGGCGCCCGACCCACTAACGCCAGAATCCGTCCTCTGGGATGTGAACGAGATCCGTTCCCGCTCCATGAACTGGGCTGACGCACTGGCCGCGCGTACCGGTCAGACGACCCGCCTCGCGGCATTCAGAGGTGGCCACCTCCTGATCGTCCATCACGTATTCCGTACTGATTCGGCCCCGCAAACCAGCACCACCGGGGCGACACTGCCCCTGCACGCGACCGCGCTGGGAAAGGTCCTTCTCGCTCATGATGTTCGTGCCTCCCGGAGCCTGGGGGTGAAGCCTCTACCTGCCATCGCATTCCGGACCATCACGGACCGCACTGCCCTCGCACGGGAACTCGCCCAGGTGCGCGACCTGGGCTGGGCGGCAGCAATTCAGGAACTGGCTCCTGATGCGGCGGCAATTGCTGCGCCCATGCGCGACGAAGGGGGCGCTGTGATCGCTGCTATTGGCATCGAGGGGCCACTTGACGACATTTGCACAAACCGAGGAGCGCCACGGCCCGAACTGATCGAGCAGGTCACACGTGCTGCCCACAGCATCTCTCACGACTTCGGCCACGGACGGTCGCTATGA
- the glpK gene encoding glycerol kinase GlpK, which translates to MTEHYIAALDQGTTSTRCIVFDRHGRMVSVAQHEHHQHFPQPGWVEHDAAEIWAVTRRIIPEALRKAKISARQIAALGIANQRETTVLWDRTTGTPLHRAIVWQDTRTSGLISDLSSHVDLPDIMHRAGAPLSNYFSGPRLKWLLESDPRLHERVLAGDVLFGTMDSWLVWNLTGGPNGGIHMTDATNASRTMLMNLETLEWDPVLLGVFGIPQSVLPEIRPSLGTVGVTVDPVPGIRVCSVIGDQQAALIGQTALRAGEAKCTFGTGSFLLLNTGADLVRSRRGLISTVAYTVEGEPPVYALEGANPAAGALVDWFRDHIGAIRSSAEIETLASQVKDCGGCYVVPSFSGLLAPHWVTTAQGIVVGLTSYVTREHLARAVLQATAFQTRDLVEAMNSDARDAGTLAQARYLAVDGGMTANNLLMQMVADLTNVPVVRPMMAETVALGAAYSAGLAAGYWADKAVLRRNWKKAAEWRPHMKPDTRDGEVIRWTHAVRLAAEWGRLTAT; encoded by the coding sequence ATGACCGAGCACTACATCGCAGCTCTCGACCAGGGCACCACATCAACGCGGTGCATCGTTTTCGATCGCCACGGGAGGATGGTGTCTGTCGCGCAGCACGAACACCACCAGCACTTCCCTCAGCCTGGATGGGTCGAACATGATGCGGCTGAGATCTGGGCTGTGACCAGACGGATCATTCCTGAGGCGCTGCGAAAGGCGAAGATCAGCGCCAGGCAGATTGCAGCGCTCGGTATTGCAAACCAGCGCGAAACCACTGTGCTGTGGGACCGCACCACCGGCACGCCACTGCATCGTGCGATCGTATGGCAGGACACCCGGACCTCGGGACTGATCTCGGATCTATCGTCGCACGTCGACCTTCCGGACATCATGCATCGCGCAGGGGCGCCGCTTTCCAACTACTTTTCGGGACCTCGCTTGAAGTGGCTCCTCGAATCGGACCCCCGCCTTCATGAGCGCGTCCTGGCTGGTGACGTCCTGTTCGGCACAATGGACAGCTGGCTTGTATGGAACCTCACAGGCGGGCCGAACGGTGGCATCCACATGACTGATGCTACGAATGCGAGCCGCACGATGTTGATGAATCTCGAGACGCTCGAGTGGGATCCCGTCCTGCTCGGCGTCTTTGGCATCCCGCAGTCGGTACTGCCTGAGATCCGTCCATCGCTCGGCACCGTCGGTGTCACCGTCGACCCGGTACCAGGCATCCGCGTCTGCAGTGTCATCGGCGACCAGCAGGCAGCACTGATCGGACAGACAGCACTTCGTGCAGGGGAAGCGAAATGCACGTTTGGAACTGGCAGTTTTCTGCTCCTCAATACCGGCGCGGATCTCGTGCGCTCGCGCCGCGGACTCATCAGCACCGTTGCTTACACAGTCGAGGGCGAGCCGCCTGTGTACGCCCTCGAAGGCGCCAATCCCGCCGCGGGGGCGCTCGTCGACTGGTTCCGGGATCACATCGGCGCGATCCGCTCTTCAGCTGAGATCGAAACTCTCGCCTCCCAGGTTAAGGACTGCGGGGGATGCTATGTCGTCCCCTCATTCTCTGGCCTCCTTGCACCCCACTGGGTCACCACCGCGCAAGGAATCGTGGTCGGACTAACGTCCTATGTAACGCGCGAGCACCTTGCCCGGGCTGTCTTGCAAGCCACCGCGTTCCAGACTCGTGACCTTGTGGAGGCGATGAACAGTGATGCGCGTGACGCCGGGACGCTCGCACAGGCACGCTACCTCGCGGTCGATGGCGGTATGACAGCCAACAACCTCTTGATGCAGATGGTCGCCGACCTCACGAACGTCCCTGTCGTCCGTCCCATGATGGCGGAAACTGTCGCGCTCGGCGCCGCCTACAGCGCTGGTCTTGCTGCCGGATACTGGGCCGACAAAGCTGTGTTGCGGCGCAACTGGAAGAAGGCCGCCGAGTGGCGGCCGCATATGAAGCCAGATACCCGCGACGGCGAGGTCATTCGGTGGACTCACGCAGTCAGGCTGGCCGCTGAATGGGGACGACTCACCGCCACGTGA
- a CDS encoding carboxyl transferase domain-containing protein yields MAFDRAANRAEHQRIVAELRDKLAQTALGGSERAREKHVARGKLLPRERVNRLLDHGSPFLELAPLAANGMYNDEAPGAGVIGGIGRVAGRECVVLANDATVKGGTYYPISVKKHLRAQEVALQNHLPCIYLVDSGGAFLPEQDEVFPDREHFGRIFYNQANMSARGIPQIAAVMGSCTAGGAYVPAMSDEAVIVRNQGTIFLGGPPLVKAATGEVVSAEDLGGGDLHSKVSGVTDHLAEDDQDALRIVRNIVSTFGPRSEPPWDVKLPSGPERDQTELYGLVPTDPRIPYDVRDVIERVVDGGKHQEFKAEYGKTLVTTFARIHGHPVGIIANNGVLFSESALKGAHFIELCDKRKIPLLFLQNITGFMVGRDYEAGGIAKNGAKMVTAVACARVPKLTVVIGGSYGAGNYSMCGRAYSPRFLWMWPNARISVMGGEQASSVLATVRRDQLEAQGKEWTAEDEEAFKAPVRDQYERQGNPYYSTARLWDDGIIDPADTRTVLGLALSACANAPLEPVSYGVFRM; encoded by the coding sequence ATGGCCTTCGACCGGGCAGCCAACCGTGCAGAACACCAGCGGATCGTCGCTGAGCTGCGTGACAAACTTGCTCAAACCGCGCTCGGCGGCAGCGAGCGGGCCAGGGAAAAACACGTGGCCCGCGGAAAGCTTCTTCCGCGGGAGCGCGTGAATCGGCTGCTCGACCACGGCAGTCCATTCCTGGAGCTAGCGCCACTCGCGGCCAACGGGATGTACAACGACGAAGCCCCCGGCGCTGGAGTTATCGGCGGCATAGGCAGGGTCGCTGGACGTGAATGCGTGGTTCTCGCCAACGATGCGACGGTCAAAGGTGGCACGTACTACCCGATCAGCGTGAAGAAGCACCTGCGTGCGCAGGAAGTGGCGCTGCAGAACCACCTGCCCTGCATTTACCTCGTTGACTCTGGCGGCGCCTTCCTGCCGGAACAGGATGAGGTGTTCCCCGACCGGGAGCATTTCGGTCGCATCTTCTACAACCAGGCGAACATGAGCGCGCGCGGCATTCCACAGATTGCCGCTGTCATGGGCTCGTGCACGGCTGGTGGCGCCTACGTGCCAGCTATGAGTGATGAGGCGGTCATCGTCCGGAATCAGGGAACCATCTTTCTTGGCGGTCCGCCGCTCGTAAAAGCCGCGACGGGAGAAGTTGTTTCCGCGGAAGATCTCGGCGGCGGTGATCTGCATTCGAAAGTTTCTGGTGTGACCGATCACCTTGCGGAGGATGATCAAGATGCACTCAGGATCGTCCGCAACATCGTCTCGACTTTTGGCCCTCGCAGTGAGCCGCCGTGGGACGTCAAGCTCCCGTCAGGGCCAGAACGTGACCAGACGGAACTGTACGGCCTAGTCCCAACCGACCCGCGTATCCCGTACGACGTCCGGGACGTCATCGAACGGGTCGTTGACGGCGGTAAGCACCAGGAGTTCAAGGCGGAGTACGGCAAGACTCTCGTCACGACTTTTGCGCGAATCCACGGCCACCCGGTGGGCATTATCGCGAACAACGGAGTGCTCTTCAGCGAGTCAGCACTGAAAGGTGCGCACTTCATCGAGCTGTGCGACAAGCGGAAGATCCCACTTTTGTTCCTGCAGAACATCACGGGCTTCATGGTGGGCCGTGATTACGAGGCCGGTGGCATCGCGAAGAACGGCGCGAAGATGGTGACAGCAGTCGCGTGCGCGCGGGTCCCGAAGCTCACCGTCGTCATCGGTGGTTCGTACGGTGCGGGCAACTACTCGATGTGTGGGCGCGCCTACTCGCCCCGATTCCTGTGGATGTGGCCCAACGCGCGGATCTCCGTGATGGGTGGGGAACAGGCGTCGTCTGTCCTCGCGACCGTCAGGCGCGACCAACTCGAAGCTCAGGGCAAAGAGTGGACCGCAGAAGATGAGGAAGCGTTCAAAGCCCCGGTCCGGGACCAGTATGAACGCCAGGGCAATCCGTATTACTCGACTGCACGGCTGTGGGACGATGGCATCATCGATCCCGCAGACACCCGCACGGTTCTAGGTCTCGCTCTCAGCGCCTGCGCCAACGCGCCGCTTGAACCGGTCTCGTACGGCGTCTTCCGCATGTAG
- a CDS encoding XdhC family protein, giving the protein MRSALFKDIFEKAGFDCRTGDAMRGVLTWLAAEPETGVEFALATVVSASGSVPLPVGSSMAVTRQGHVFGGVSGGCIDADVYARAEEVLATGIAQLTTYSPSVDVGNIALTCGGEIQVLVERVCGEQLRLFKKASAAVLADKAVCSAVITRSDDPGRVGLRQWLIDGEACGGTSELLGVVVSASSAAESVGLWDAVGSEAFATVLPPRPRMLIFGMSPFVAAMCEMGRMLGYTVSVCDPRGAFMERARFSAANEILIEEPATYLRNQLAAGRVDERTVILAMTHSGRFDTAVIADALRGECSPAFIGALGSAATARERKQALKELGIPPDRVDRVSMPVGLPLGGRTPREVAVAIAAELIAATRGKRGAQPAMRVEAEN; this is encoded by the coding sequence GTGCGCTCCGCGCTGTTCAAGGATATTTTCGAGAAAGCAGGATTCGACTGCCGGACAGGGGACGCGATGCGCGGGGTACTGACATGGCTTGCGGCCGAACCTGAAACCGGGGTCGAATTCGCCCTCGCGACTGTCGTCTCGGCGTCAGGCTCCGTCCCGTTGCCGGTGGGCAGTTCGATGGCCGTGACGAGGCAGGGGCATGTCTTCGGCGGCGTGTCGGGTGGCTGCATCGACGCCGATGTCTATGCGCGGGCTGAGGAGGTGCTCGCTACGGGAATTGCACAGCTCACCACCTACAGCCCCTCGGTCGACGTCGGGAATATCGCGCTGACCTGCGGAGGCGAAATTCAGGTACTTGTGGAGCGTGTCTGTGGTGAGCAGCTGCGTCTCTTTAAGAAAGCGAGTGCAGCAGTCCTGGCGGACAAGGCGGTCTGCAGCGCAGTGATAACCCGCAGCGACGATCCAGGCCGTGTGGGGCTACGACAGTGGCTAATCGACGGCGAGGCCTGCGGGGGTACCTCTGAACTGCTCGGTGTCGTGGTGTCAGCGAGTTCTGCTGCCGAATCCGTGGGACTTTGGGATGCTGTGGGCTCGGAGGCTTTCGCGACAGTCCTTCCCCCGCGACCGCGAATGCTGATTTTCGGGATGTCCCCGTTCGTCGCGGCGATGTGCGAGATGGGAAGGATGCTTGGCTACACGGTCAGTGTGTGCGATCCCAGGGGAGCCTTCATGGAGCGCGCACGGTTCTCCGCAGCGAATGAGATCCTGATCGAGGAGCCCGCCACGTACTTGCGGAACCAGTTGGCCGCAGGACGTGTGGATGAGCGGACGGTGATACTTGCGATGACCCACTCGGGCCGGTTTGACACCGCGGTCATTGCTGACGCGCTGCGCGGCGAGTGCTCCCCAGCATTCATCGGGGCGCTTGGATCCGCTGCCACGGCACGAGAACGTAAACAGGCGTTGAAAGAACTCGGAATACCGCCCGACCGCGTCGACCGCGTTTCGATGCCGGTCGGACTTCCGCTTGGTGGTCGTACGCCGCGGGAGGTTGCAGTCGCTATTGCAGCGGAGTTAATTGCGGCAACGAGGGGGAAGCGCGGTGCACAGCCAGCAATGCGGGTTGAGGCTGAGAATTGA